A stretch of Coregonus clupeaformis isolate EN_2021a chromosome 37, ASM2061545v1, whole genome shotgun sequence DNA encodes these proteins:
- the LOC123482746 gene encoding putative nuclease HARBI1, with protein sequence MPALYTHIKRAFMDIAGFPGVVGVIDGTHVRIIAPSEDEAVFVNRKNFHSINVQIVFNAAWKILDIVAKWPGSTHDARMLSESGIRQLFERRYVPANCHLLGDSGYPCKPWLLTPYLQPRQGPQLNYNRAHKTTRAVVERGIGQLKRRFHVLHGEVRLRPEKVSKLIIACAILHNICKVRQIAEPLEDGDEDEDGDNDEDGGEEDIHIPQGNLAQSGLPYRANFTNLHFRDADGAGAADGNGV encoded by the exons ATGCCcgcactttacacacacataaaaaggGCATTTATGGACATTGCAGGATTCCCTGGCGTTGTGGGTGTAATTGATGGAACACATGTGAGAATAATTGCGCCATCAGAGGACGAGGCTGTCTTTGTTAACAGGAAGAATTTCCACAGCATCAATGTGCAAATAGTGTTCAATGCGGCCTGGAAGATTTTGGACATTGTGGCTAAATGGCCAGGCTCCACACATGATGCGAGAATGCTCTCCGAGAGTGGCATCAGACAGCTTTTTGAGAGACGCTATGTGCCAGCTAATTGCCACTTGTTAGGGGACAGTGGCTACCCATGCAAACCATGGCTCCTTACACCTTACCTCCAGCCACGCCAAGGGCCCCAACTAAACTATAACAG GGCCCACAAGACAACAAGAGCGGTGGTGGAGCGTGGCATAGGCCAGCTTAAGAGGCGCTTTCATGTTCTCCACGGAGAGGTGCGGCTGAGGCCTGAAAAAGTCAGCAAACTCATCATAGCCTGTGCAATATTACACAATATTTGCAAGGTTAGACAGATTGCAGAACCTCTGGAGGATggcgatgaggatgaggatggagaCAACGATGAGGATGGTGGTGAAGAAGATATTCACATTCCACAGGGGAACCTAGCCCAGAGTGGACTGCCTTACAGGGCAAACTTCACAAATTTACATTTCAG GGATGCTGACGGAGCAGGTGCTGCGGATGGGAATGGTGTTTGA